Proteins encoded by one window of Calidithermus timidus DSM 17022:
- a CDS encoding NYN domain-containing protein, protein MNNFPGWSPAQRVGLFVDTQNLYHSARDYYDKNVNFESLLRYATAQRHLVRATAYVVEREGDTSAWPFIYKLSTIGYRVRRMNLHLKETTDEGKPIYEGNWDMGIAADMVRLMHTLDVVVLGSGDGDFVDIVEVLMERGIRVEVIAFKETTSQRLIDAVDRFVHLADIPDPFMPGRERAGTLPPQPQG, encoded by the coding sequence ATGAACAATTTTCCGGGTTGGAGCCCTGCCCAGCGCGTGGGGCTGTTTGTGGACACCCAAAACCTGTACCACTCGGCGCGCGACTACTACGACAAGAACGTCAACTTCGAGAGCCTCCTGAGGTACGCCACCGCCCAGCGGCACCTGGTGCGGGCCACGGCCTACGTGGTCGAGCGCGAGGGCGACACCTCGGCGTGGCCCTTCATCTACAAGCTCAGCACCATCGGCTACCGTGTGCGCCGCATGAACCTGCACCTCAAGGAGACCACCGACGAGGGCAAGCCCATCTACGAGGGCAACTGGGACATGGGCATCGCCGCCGACATGGTACGCCTGATGCACACCCTCGACGTGGTGGTGCTGGGCTCGGGTGACGGCGACTTCGTCGACATCGTGGAGGTCCTCATGGAGCGCGGCATCCGCGTGGAGGTGATCGCCTTCAAGGAGACCACTTCCCAGCGCCTCATCGACGCGGTGGACCGCTTCGTGCACCTGGCGGACATCCCCGACCCCTTCATGCCGGGCCGCGAGCGGGCTGGTACCCTGCCACCTCAGCCCCAAGG